A single window of Rubripirellula lacrimiformis DNA harbors:
- the mqnC gene encoding cyclic dehypoxanthinyl futalosine synthase: protein MTTTDSTIRPILDKAIAGDRLSPADGLALLHSHDLAAIGSAADQVSRRMHPEPYRTYNVDRNINYTNICTAVCDFCAFYRGPKSDEGYVLPRAELLQKVEETVALGGNQILMQGGLHPKFKLDWYEELLRDIKSSFPEVNIHGFSPPELHHFTKVNNLPIEEVLSRLKAAGLGSIPGGGAEILVDRVRDEITRGKVNSDDWLNVMRVWHKMGGISTATMMFGHVETLAERIEHLERVRSLQDETSGFTAFICWTFQPDNTELSHIPAAGSFEYLKTQAIARLYLDNVPSIQSSWVTQGLKIGQLAMLFGANDMGSLMIEENVVAEAGTVHFLSLQQIRDAIEELGFQPRQRDVFYNLVSPDLERKAMEARPTPPNELVQLSV, encoded by the coding sequence ATGACCACGACCGACTCGACCATCCGCCCCATCCTGGACAAAGCGATCGCCGGAGATCGACTTTCGCCCGCCGACGGACTCGCACTGTTGCACAGCCATGACTTGGCCGCGATCGGTTCGGCCGCCGATCAGGTTTCCAGGCGGATGCACCCGGAACCGTATCGAACCTACAACGTCGATCGGAACATCAACTACACCAACATCTGCACCGCCGTTTGCGACTTCTGTGCTTTCTATCGGGGCCCGAAGAGCGACGAAGGCTATGTGTTGCCACGCGCCGAACTGTTGCAGAAGGTCGAAGAGACGGTCGCCCTTGGCGGCAACCAAATTTTGATGCAAGGTGGTCTGCATCCGAAATTCAAACTGGACTGGTACGAGGAACTGCTTCGCGACATCAAGTCGTCGTTCCCAGAAGTCAACATTCACGGCTTCAGCCCACCAGAACTGCATCACTTCACGAAGGTCAACAACCTGCCGATCGAAGAAGTCCTGTCGCGACTGAAGGCCGCTGGTCTGGGCAGCATCCCGGGTGGCGGAGCCGAAATTTTGGTCGACCGAGTCCGGGACGAGATCACACGCGGCAAGGTGAACTCGGATGACTGGCTGAACGTCATGCGTGTGTGGCACAAGATGGGCGGCATCAGCACGGCAACGATGATGTTCGGTCATGTCGAAACGCTGGCCGAACGAATCGAACACCTCGAACGCGTGCGTTCCCTACAGGACGAAACCAGTGGCTTCACCGCGTTCATCTGTTGGACCTTCCAACCCGACAACACCGAACTGTCGCATATCCCCGCGGCCGGATCGTTCGAATACTTGAAGACGCAAGCGATCGCGCGACTGTACCTGGACAACGTGCCCAGCATCCAAAGCAGTTGGGTGACACAGGGTCTAAAGATCGGGCAACTGGCCATGCTGTTTGGTGCCAACGATATGGGCAGCCTGATGATCGAAGAGAACGTGGTCGCCGAAGCTGGCACCGTGCACTTTTTGTCGCTGCAACAGATCCGCGACGCGATCGAAGAACTGGGTTTCCAACCGCGGCAACGCGACGTGTTCTACAACTTGGTATCGCCCGATTTGGAACGCAAAGCGATGGAAGCGCGTCCCACCCCGCCGAACGAATTGGTGCAACTTTCGGTTTAG
- a CDS encoding menaquinone biosynthetic enzyme MqnA/MqnD family protein, which translates to MLRIGAVSYLNTKPLIHTLADQLGSRGKLTLDLPSRLAADLATGKLDVALIPSVEYFRGDGYSIVSDAAIGCRGPVWSVRLLSRVPIPEIKTLALDEGSRTSAAMTQVLLWEMHGLRPATVPMAIDQTPEDVDADAILLIGDRAMHTPPGVYHEIWDLGDRWCRWTELPFVFAMWVAREGVDTTGLAAILESSRDSGLANLESIAAIDAGSHGLTKEDLYRYFAENLNFRLGPGEQLALDTFRARASSIGLAPKPTVPSA; encoded by the coding sequence ATGTTGCGCATCGGTGCCGTTTCCTACCTGAATACCAAACCTCTGATCCACACCTTGGCGGATCAATTGGGGTCGCGTGGGAAGTTAACGCTGGATTTGCCCAGCCGCCTGGCCGCGGATTTGGCCACTGGAAAACTGGATGTGGCCCTGATTCCGTCTGTCGAATATTTCCGCGGCGATGGCTACAGCATCGTTTCGGACGCCGCGATCGGGTGCCGTGGGCCGGTTTGGAGCGTCCGGTTGCTGAGCCGAGTTCCGATCCCCGAAATCAAAACACTGGCTTTGGACGAAGGCAGCCGCACCAGCGCCGCGATGACCCAGGTGTTGTTGTGGGAAATGCATGGTCTGCGGCCCGCGACCGTGCCGATGGCGATTGACCAGACGCCAGAAGACGTCGACGCCGACGCCATTTTGCTGATCGGCGACCGTGCGATGCACACGCCCCCCGGCGTCTATCACGAAATTTGGGACCTCGGGGATCGGTGGTGCCGTTGGACGGAACTGCCGTTCGTGTTCGCCATGTGGGTTGCTCGCGAAGGGGTCGACACCACCGGTTTGGCGGCGATTTTGGAATCCAGCCGCGATTCGGGGCTTGCGAACCTCGAATCAATCGCTGCGATCGATGCCGGATCCCACGGGCTGACCAAAGAAGACCTGTATCGTTATTTTGCAGAGAACCTAAATTTCCGACTCGGCCCGGGCGAACAACTGGCACTCGATACGTTCCGAGCTCGTGCCAGCAGCATTGGCCTGGCTCCCAAACCCACTGTCCCCTCGGCCTGA
- a CDS encoding orotidine 5'-phosphate decarboxylase / HUMPS family protein produces the protein MRPIVQISLDLTNITEAIETAHMAMRAGVDWLEAGTPLILAEGLHGVRALRAEFPDTPIVADLKTMDGGYLEAQMMAQAGATHVVVMARAHEETIRCVVNAGRDFGVKVMGDNMVCPDMVDGAKWLEDLGCDFVIHHIGYDERRGIAARGSRMPSPMDQLREVCDAVKVPVQAVGGLSIEQAIACPAHGAPLVVLGAPLTIDAESFKTADGDLESSLRMICDAVHAHNDSA, from the coding sequence ATGCGTCCCATCGTCCAAATTTCTCTCGACCTGACCAACATCACCGAGGCGATTGAAACGGCCCATATGGCGATGCGTGCCGGGGTCGATTGGTTAGAGGCCGGGACGCCGCTGATCCTTGCTGAAGGGCTGCACGGAGTTCGCGCCCTGCGTGCCGAATTTCCGGACACACCGATCGTTGCCGATTTGAAAACGATGGACGGTGGCTATCTGGAAGCCCAGATGATGGCCCAGGCCGGTGCGACACACGTGGTTGTGATGGCCCGTGCACACGAAGAAACGATCCGCTGTGTCGTCAATGCCGGCCGTGACTTTGGGGTCAAAGTGATGGGCGACAATATGGTTTGCCCCGACATGGTCGACGGCGCCAAATGGCTGGAGGATCTGGGCTGCGACTTCGTCATCCATCACATCGGGTACGATGAACGACGCGGAATCGCTGCACGCGGAAGTCGGATGCCCAGCCCGATGGATCAATTGCGCGAAGTCTGTGACGCGGTCAAAGTCCCTGTGCAGGCGGTGGGCGGATTGTCGATCGAACAAGCCATCGCATGCCCCGCCCATGGCGCCCCCTTGGTCGTGCTGGGTGCTCCGCTAACGATCGATGCAGAGTCCTTCAAAACCGCCGACGGAGATCTAGAATCGTCGCTGCGGATGATCTGCGACGCTGTCCATGCC
- a CDS encoding RluA family pseudouridine synthase: MTELKIVWDGGHLIAVDKPAGLSTQAPPGCDSLEFRLRAQLAPRTQYLAIVHRLDRPVSGIVLVALRKKEARLISDQFATRKVTKQYAAIVAGHVVPGQSVWTDHVRKVPDRPLAQICDASVDGAKHAETRVQVIAYDQSVDRSLLHLFPHTGRMHQLRIQSSHRGHPIIGDSDYGSVDNESAPQPTVPGPLMLRAESIEFHDPANGRRISASVETLPWTDGFG, from the coding sequence TTGACCGAACTGAAAATCGTCTGGGATGGCGGCCACCTGATCGCCGTCGACAAACCCGCGGGCCTGTCGACTCAGGCGCCTCCGGGATGCGACAGCCTGGAATTTCGGTTGCGGGCTCAATTGGCCCCTCGCACGCAATATCTGGCGATCGTGCACCGCTTGGACCGTCCGGTCAGCGGGATCGTGTTGGTCGCGTTGCGGAAGAAAGAAGCCCGCCTGATCTCGGACCAATTCGCGACCCGGAAAGTGACCAAGCAGTACGCCGCCATCGTCGCCGGGCACGTCGTGCCGGGGCAAAGCGTATGGACCGATCACGTCCGCAAGGTTCCCGATCGGCCGTTGGCACAGATCTGTGACGCGTCGGTCGACGGCGCCAAACATGCCGAAACCCGTGTCCAGGTGATTGCCTACGACCAGTCAGTCGACCGCAGCCTGCTGCATCTGTTCCCTCATACCGGGCGAATGCATCAGCTGCGGATCCAATCGAGCCACCGCGGTCACCCGATCATCGGCGATTCGGACTATGGTTCGGTGGATAACGAGTCTGCGCCCCAACCGACCGTCCCGGGGCCGTTGATGCTGAGGGCGGAATCGATCGAATTTCACGATCCAGCCAACGGGCGACGGATTTCCGCCAGCGTCGAGACGTTGCCTTGGACCGATGGCTTCGGTTAA